The region CGTGAGCCTTCCCGAGCTTAGTGATGGTCCCGCAGAAATACGCGTTCTCCGTTTTGCGTCCGGCCTCGATATCCTGCAGCATGGAACACTTGCCGAGCGGCGTGTAGTTGCATGTGAGGCGCAAGTTTTCTTCAAGATCTTCGTTTGTAAGTGCAAAACCTTCGGCGTTCGCCACCTGAATGACTTCGTTCCCGATTTTACGCACAAGCGATTGCATCACCGGGAAATTGAAACCCGCAAATGTCGAACGGCAAATGGCTCCGATCGAGTTGAACACCGTGTTCATCAAGAGTTTTTTCCACATTTCCAAGCGGATGTTTTCTGGAATCTTGTGGACGATGTGCGCTGTTTCAAAAAGCTGGTGGATGGCTTCGATACGTTCGGAACGGTGGTTGTCTTTTTCGCCAAAGAGGATGATGCCTCGGCCCGCGCAGTCAATGTTCCCGTGCTTGTTGATGGACTGCAAATTGACGATGAATCCGTACAACGTCTTTTCTGCACCGTAAACGCGCTCGATTTCTGTTTCGGAATGGACTCCGTTCAAAAGCGAAAGCAAAGCGGTGTTCGAACCGACTGCATTTTTCGCTTCTGCTAGCGCTTCGTTGAATTGCAAATTCTTGGTCGCAAAAATCACAAGGTCAACGACCGGGACTTCGTCCGGCGTGACAAAGTTGAAGTCCGCCTTTTTCCCGTTGATGACGATTCCGCTTGCTTGGTAGCGCGCCTTGCGTTCGGCGTCCATCACGCAATAAAGCTTGTTCCCGAGAACGCTCAAGAGCTGTTCTGCCACAACGGCGCCGACAGCCCCGAGACCCACAACTGCAACTGTTTCAATCTGCTTCATAGGATGAAATATAGGCTAAATTTTATTCAGAGAATGTAAACGGAATAGAGACGGTTGTGTTTCCTGATTGAATTTTGCTGAATGTCCAGCGGCCGACTGCATTTTTGATTTCGCTGTCGAATTCACTGAAACCGGTTGTGGAAGACTCAATGGAAATATTGATAATTTCGCCATCTGGGGCGATTGTGAACTTCAAGGTAACCTTGCCTTGGAATCCTGGTCTCTTCTTCAGGCAATTGTTATAAATGTGGCGAAGACCTGGAGTACGTTGGCGGACAACTTTTATGATGTCGCTGTCGCTGCGGTTTCCTTCATTGTATGAAATGTTAATATCTTGCGTGGATGGTACTTTTATAGAGCCTTTGGCTTTTGTTGCGATTCCGCCACCACCGCCGCCTAGTAGTCCTGCGAGGCCATCTCCGATGCCTCCGGAGCCACCGACTGCATAACCATCGTTGCTACCTCCGCTGGTCTTATCGCGTCGACCTCCGAGAACTTTTTTGTCTGTATTGTGATTTTCTGATGTTACACTGCGATGGTAACTGTTTAGCTCCATTTCTAATTGGCATCTTGAAATTATTTTTTCTAAAAAAAGATTAATGGCTTTGTTTTGTGAAGCGTACACAAAAGCTTGAAAAGAATATTCTTTGTCAATAAATTCTACAACACAAGTGCTTAAAGATCTAGGAATGCCTGCTTCGTTAAAATTGGCGATGAAGTAAGCTTTCATTTCTGGTGTAAACTTCTCCGGAGCGCATTCGTACATATATTCTTTTCCCCAGGTGCTTGTATCTGTTTCATCGGGATATCCGTTGTCCATGATAAATTGTGTAAATCGAGGGACGTCTGAGGCCATATGATCATATGCACAACCGCATACTTTAGATGCTGTCTTTTCTCCATAGAAGTCTTTTGATTCTGAAGAGCATGCTTTTACAAAATTGTTTTTAGAGACTTCTTTAAAAAATGCTTTAGTAAATTCCTTAGCCTCTTCTTCTGTTAACTTTGAAGATTGATTTTCATTAAGGTTTAATTGTGGTGTATTACTATTGACCACGTTTCCTGCGTATTCTGCATCACATGCATCAGCTGCTTTGGATATGAAAGAAATAAAATCATTGTGTTTGATGTTTTTTCTTAAATCAGCATCAAGTTTAAGATATTGTTTTTCGCTATACTGTTGCTGAATTTTGTCTAGAACGCAATAACAAATATCCTGATTGGCATTTTCGGAACATTCTTGGATGAATGCTAAACGGGTTGATCTTGAATAAGAGAATCCCTTTGTACTGCTTTTCTTTGCGACGAGAGATGCAGTTCCGCCGGCATAGATTGTAATTGATGTAATAAACAGAAAAATAAATATGGATCTTAGGTGTTTCATGCTGTGAAATGTATCAAATTCTAGAGCGTTTGACGGTGAGGGTGATGCCCGCGCGGTGGCGGGCATGACAGACTTGAATGTGGGCGGCAACTGAAAAACGGGTTTGATTTTATTCGGCTACAGCGGTAAACAGGGGGTACAAAATTTTTTTGCGGTTTCGGGCGCGAGCGATTTATATTTATGGTATGAAAAATTTGAAGTTTGCGATTCTTGGGTGCGGTCATATTGCGACAAAGATGGCTGCCGCTGTTAAGACTTTGGAAAATCAGGGAATGGGCGTGGAATGCTACGCCGTGGCTTCCCGCAATTTGGAAAAGGCGACCGCTTTTGCCAAGGAATATGGCTTTGGTAAAGCGTACGGCAGTTATGAGGAACTTGCAGCGGATTCTGCAATCGATTTGATTTATATTGCAACACCGCACTCGCATCATCATGTATTTGCAAAACTTTGTATTGAACATGGCCGAAATATTCTTGTCGAAAAGGCTTTTACGGCGAATGCAAAACTTGCGGCAGAAGTGATTTCGCTCGCGCATGATAAGGGCGTCTTTTTGTGCGAAGCGATGTGGACGCGATTCTTGCCTGCGCTGGAAACGATTCGTGGCTGGATTCGCGATGGTCGCGTCGGGAATGTTGAATCGGTTGAAGCTGATTTTTCGATGAAACTTAGCGATAGGGACCGTATGCATGACCCGGCGCTTGCGGGCGGAGCTCTTTTGGATATCGGCATTTATAGCCTTACGTTTGCGGACTTGTTCCTCGGTGAGCGTGTTGATGCTGATGAAAAGCTTGTCCGTAACGAAATCACGTCGATGGATTGCAGATGCGTCAAGTTCAAGACGGGCGTGGATGCGAGCGACTGGATAAATCTCACGTACGAAAACGGCCGAAAAGCATATCTTAAGACATCAATGGTCTCGCCGACGCATAACGAGGGCGTGATTTACGGAACGGCTGGGCAAATCCGCGTGCAAAATTTAAATGACATGGTGAAGCTGGAATTACTTGATGATGCCGGAAATGTTGTTGAAACTATTGAACCTCCGCGTCTTTGCAACTGTTACGAATACGAAGTTCTCGCTTGCAAGGAAGCGATTGAAAATCCCGCTCAGTTCCGGCACGAAATTTGCGACCACTCGGCTCTTCGCTCACTCTCAAAACAAATTATTTGGGAGCGCCCGGAAATGACTCATGCCAAAACGATGGAATTCATGACGCTCATGGACAAGATTCGCGAGCAGTTTGGCGTGAGTTACACGTTTGAAATTTCTCCAGGTGAAACGTGGAATCGTAACGGCGACAAGTCTATTTTGCAAGTGTTCGATATCGAAACTGGCGAAGCAAAAGTTCTCAAGGAATTTGACAGTGTTATCGAAGCCCCAAACTGGAGCGCAGACGGAACGTTCCTCACGTACAATAGCAACGGTCGCATTTTCAAGTACACGCTTGCAACAGGCGAGGTGGCAAAAATCGAAAGTCATTATGTGGACAACTGCAATAATGACCACGTCCTTGATCCAGATGGCAGCGGCGTTTACGTGAGCCACCATACAAAAGAAGATGGGCTTTCCCGCATTTACAAGATTTATTTTGATGGCCGCGAACCGCGATTGGTGACGCCCCTTGCGCCAAGCTATTTGCATGGAATCACGCCTGACGGAAAAATGCTTGCGTACTGTGCCGAACGCAACGGCTCGTATGACATTTACACAATTCCGGCAGCGGGAGGCAACGAAACTCGCCTCACAACTGCATTTGGACTGAATGACGGTCCTGAATATGATTGCAATGGCGAATATATCTGGTTTAATTCCGAACGTTCTGGACGCATGCAGGCATTCTGCATGAAGGCGGATGGCTCCGAACAAACGCAGATGACGCATGACTTGCATTGGAATACCTGGTTCCCGCATATTTCGCCGGACCGTCAAAAGGTCGTGATGGTCGCGTACACAGAAACGGATGTGCGACCGGGCGAGCATGTGCCTAACAAAAATGTGGAACTCCGCTTGATGCGCCGCGCACTCCCTGCAGATTCTTGGTCTGCACCGCAAACGCTTCTTAAACTCTTCGGCGGTCAAGGAACTATCAATGTCAATTCCTGGGCTCCCGACAGCAAACGCTTTGCTTTTGTAAGTTACGTTCACGGCAACGATTCATCCAACTAACACCCCTCCTCGGAACGGAAACGCACTTACAAAAACACAAAAAGCCCTCGCGAATACTCGCGAGGGACTTTTACGTTAAATGAATTCGAGAATGCGCGACTTCCTACAGTCTACTGTCTACTTCCGACTTTATTTACACGTTCTTCACGCAGCGAATCGAAAGAGCGTCGGATCTGTACACGCCTTCGATATCAACGGAATTGTTGGTAATGCTCAGGCGGAATGCATTAGCCTTGCCGTATTCATCCTTGCTCCAGAAACGGGCGCGTCTGCTGAAATGGCAGAAGTTGCCGTTGTCAAAGCGGTAACCCGCTGGGAGCGCAAAGAATCCGAACGTATCCTTGCCTTTGTTCTTCCACATGAATTTGCCGCGCAACTCACCACCATCGGACTTGGCGTCAAGATTGCTGAGGAGCTGTTCCCATTCCTTGTTGCTCGGAATATGCCAACCTTCTGGGGCAATGCCCTTGTAGTTCTTGTCCTTGATTTTGTTGTACATCTCGATGTCTTTTGCCGGAGATTGTTCAACGTATTCATCAGGAATGTCCAAAGCCTTTGTCCATGTGTACAAACGACCGAACTTTGCAACGTTCGATTCATCGTTGTTCGGAGCGTAGCTGCCTTCGGTCTTGAAACGCAGGTTTTCTGCCATCCAAACTTGGTTTCCGATTTGAATGGTGCGGTATGTTTCTCCATCGCGGGCGTCCGTGAAAGTCCCGTATTTGAACTTGGCTTCGTTTTCCTTGATGCAGTCGTCGTAAGGCGTGTTATTCAAGGCTTCGGGTGCGTTCTGCTTGGTTTCTTTGCTGATTCTACGCCCTAGTGCGTATGCAGCGACGACGATGACAATGAGAACAAAGATATTGAATATGATGAATGAAATATGCATAGTAACCTCCGTATGTTAAATGTATAATCTTTTTTGATGAAACTGATAACTTTAACTTATATTATTAAAAGGGAAAAATCAAAGTTGTTATAAATATATTTGCGGCTAGGATGATAAAATTCATTGGAATGCCTATTTTGACAAAATCTGTAAAATGGTAACCGCCCGGGCCGTAAACGAGCATGTGGGTGGGGGAGCCAATCGGGGTGGCAAAGCTGCTGCTGGCGGCAATCATGAGTGCGATACAGAATGTGAGCTGGTTCACGCCAAGGGCGCTCGCGGCGCTCAATGCTATGGGGCAGAACAATGCTGCGGCTGCCGTGTTGCTGATGAATTCGGTGATGAAGGTTGCGACAACGCACATGATGGCAAGTGTAATGTAGGGGTTGCTTCCGCTCACGCTCAAAATGCTGTTTGCGATTTTTGAGGCGACACCGGTGATTTCAAGTGCTTTGCCAAGGCAAATGCTTCCTGCAAAAACGATGATGATTTCCCAGTTGATGGCGTTCATTGCTTGCGTGCTTGAACAGCAACGGAAAATAATCATGGCTGCGGCTGCGAGTAAGCAAGACGAGAGTAGCGGCATAATGTTGAATGCCGAAAGGAGCACCATGGCAATCATGATTGCTGCGGAAATAACGGTTTTCTTTCCAAATTTTTTTCCGACGGCTGCGTTTTCAATGACGCCTTCCAGATGCTCGTTTTTCAAGTTGAGGTTGTTGCAAATCCACTGGAGTTGCTCCGCCTTGCCCGATACGATGATGTGGTCTGCGCCCATGATGATGGAATCGGGGGTAGCAACTTCGACTTCGTTATCGAAACGGCGGATGGCGAGAATCGCGTTCTTGTCTTTTTCGAAACCGCGCGGATTGCTGTCGTAGATTTCTTGCAAAGTCATGCCGATAAAGTTATGCTTTGAGGGCACGCAGAGTTCGAGTGTCATTTCGTCATCGCTGAGCCCGCTTAACGGGGACTTGCGTTCGGGGAGGAGCTTCTGCAGTGCGATGACAGACAAAATGCCAACCGCGAGGCAGAATAGCCCGCAAATCGTTGTCGTGAAAATCCCGAGATGGATGCCGGTCGCATCGGTGTAGAGCCCTGAAATAATGAGGTTTGGCGGAGTTCCGATCAAAGTGCAGATGCCGCCCATTCCAGATGCGTAACTGAGCGGGATCAAAAGCTTGGACGGCGAAATGCCGAGCTTTTTGGACCAAATCTTCACGATGTTGATGAACAAGGCAACGATGGTCGTGTTGGTGAGGAGAGAACTTAAAAGGGCAACGGGGAGCATGAGTCGTGTAATGGCGCCTGTAAGAGTTTTGGGCGTACCCATGAGGTGCTTGACAATCCAGTTTAAAACGCCAGTCTGGTTGAGGCCTGCAATGACAGCGAAAAGGACGCCGATAACGAGGACGGACGGTGCGCAGAAACCGCCAAATGCGCCCTTGACATCAAGGACTCCGCTTATGAATAAAGCGGACATGGCGGCGACAAAGATGAGGTCGGTGCGCAATTTTGAAAACATCATGGACGCAAAAAGCGCGAGGATTACAGCAATTGTAAACCACGCATTCCCCGAGAGTCCCAATAGTTCAAAAGAAAGCAAACCTTGTAACATTCTTCCCTCCATCGGGAAAAACTATAATAATATTACAAGGATTTCAAACGGCTA is a window of Fibrobacter sp. UBA4297 DNA encoding:
- a CDS encoding ketopantoate reductase family protein — protein: MKQIETVAVVGLGAVGAVVAEQLLSVLGNKLYCVMDAERKARYQASGIVINGKKADFNFVTPDEVPVVDLVIFATKNLQFNEALAEAKNAVGSNTALLSLLNGVHSETEIERVYGAEKTLYGFIVNLQSINKHGNIDCAGRGIILFGEKDNHRSERIEAIHQLFETAHIVHKIPENIRLEMWKKLLMNTVFNSIGAICRSTFAGFNFPVMQSLVRKIGNEVIQVANAEGFALTNEDLEENLRLTCNYTPLGKCSMLQDIEAGRKTENAYFCGTITKLGKAHGIPTPYCEFLGELIEGTELARELLNKK
- a CDS encoding AgmX/PglI C-terminal domain-containing protein, whose translation is MKHLRSIFIFLFITSITIYAGGTASLVAKKSSTKGFSYSRSTRLAFIQECSENANQDICYCVLDKIQQQYSEKQYLKLDADLRKNIKHNDFISFISKAADACDAEYAGNVVNSNTPQLNLNENQSSKLTEEEAKEFTKAFFKEVSKNNFVKACSSESKDFYGEKTASKVCGCAYDHMASDVPRFTQFIMDNGYPDETDTSTWGKEYMYECAPEKFTPEMKAYFIANFNEAGIPRSLSTCVVEFIDKEYSFQAFVYASQNKAINLFLEKIISRCQLEMELNSYHRSVTSENHNTDKKVLGGRRDKTSGGSNDGYAVGGSGGIGDGLAGLLGGGGGGIATKAKGSIKVPSTQDINISYNEGNRSDSDIIKVVRQRTPGLRHIYNNCLKKRPGFQGKVTLKFTIAPDGEIINISIESSTTGFSEFDSEIKNAVGRWTFSKIQSGNTTVSIPFTFSE
- a CDS encoding transporter; protein product: MSYTFEISPGETWNRNGDKSILQVFDIETGEAKVLKEFDSVIEAPNWSADGTFLTYNSNGRIFKYTLATGEVAKIESHYVDNCNNDHVLDPDGSGVYVSHHTKEDGLSRIYKIYFDGREPRLVTPLAPSYLHGITPDGKMLAYCAERNGSYDIYTIPAAGGNETRLTTAFGLNDGPEYDCNGEYIWFNSERSGRMQAFCMKADGSEQTQMTHDLHWNTWFPHISPDRQKVVMVAYTETDVRPGEHVPNKNVELRLMRRALPADSWSAPQTLLKLFGGQGTINVNSWAPDSKRFAFVSYVHGNDSSN
- a CDS encoding fibrobacter succinogenes major paralogous domain-containing protein; its protein translation is MHISFIIFNIFVLIVIVVAAYALGRRISKETKQNAPEALNNTPYDDCIKENEAKFKYGTFTDARDGETYRTIQIGNQVWMAENLRFKTEGSYAPNNDESNVAKFGRLYTWTKALDIPDEYVEQSPAKDIEMYNKIKDKNYKGIAPEGWHIPSNKEWEQLLSNLDAKSDGGELRGKFMWKNKGKDTFGFFALPAGYRFDNGNFCHFSRRARFWSKDEYGKANAFRLSITNNSVDIEGVYRSDALSIRCVKNV
- a CDS encoding SLC13 family permease; its protein translation is MLQGLLSFELLGLSGNAWFTIAVILALFASMMFSKLRTDLIFVAAMSALFISGVLDVKGAFGGFCAPSVLVIGVLFAVIAGLNQTGVLNWIVKHLMGTPKTLTGAITRLMLPVALLSSLLTNTTIVALFINIVKIWSKKLGISPSKLLIPLSYASGMGGICTLIGTPPNLIISGLYTDATGIHLGIFTTTICGLFCLAVGILSVIALQKLLPERKSPLSGLSDDEMTLELCVPSKHNFIGMTLQEIYDSNPRGFEKDKNAILAIRRFDNEVEVATPDSIIMGADHIIVSGKAEQLQWICNNLNLKNEHLEGVIENAAVGKKFGKKTVISAAIMIAMVLLSAFNIMPLLSSCLLAAAAMIIFRCCSSTQAMNAINWEIIIVFAGSICLGKALEITGVASKIANSILSVSGSNPYITLAIMCVVATFITEFISNTAAAALFCPIALSAASALGVNQLTFCIALMIAASSSFATPIGSPTHMLVYGPGGYHFTDFVKIGIPMNFIILAANIFITTLIFPF